Genomic segment of Thermoleophilia bacterium:
CCATGATGTAGGTGCCAGCCAGACCTTCCTGAGGAGTGGCATTCTCCCAGGCCAGATGAGTGCTTGAAACACTGTAAATCCAGACTGCATCCCCCATGGCAAAGGCTAACGCTGAGCCCACTAACTCCGCCGGGTTACCGGTTGGGTTGCCTTGCTGGTCCACCTGTACGCCGTAGATGGTTTCTTCGAAATACTCCTCCGGGTTTTCGGGCCAACTTTGCTCTTCGGCCCAGGTAACCCACGGCCAGGCCACCTGGGGATAGTAGGCGGCGCCACGGACACCGGTTGCTACTTCCACCTTAGGCCCACTTGGCAAAGAGAAAGCGTATACGTGAGCTTCTTTCCTTTGATAAGTATTTGGGTCGAACTCACCCTCCCACCAAACAACCAGTGAGCCACTCACAGAAACCGACCATACCTCCGTGTAGTCTATTGGCAGCCTCACAATGTCGCCGGATTGCAACAGGTAGGCGTACAGCTCCGGTTTGTCCCCAGACTGTGTACGAACTACAAGGACCTCGTCCGAAATCGCCGCGCTCCACATCTCGCCAGGAAAGTCAGGAATCTCCTGCTCTACCCACTGTCCTGGAGAATCCCCCGGCGGCCCGGCGAATACGGTGGTGGAAGAGGAAGTCGTGCTCGGCGCCTCGGTGGTTGTGACGCGCTCCGTGGTAGAGGTCAAGGGTCGGGTGGTCGCTGTGGAGCTGACAATCACTGTTGTGTCGCTGGCTTGCTCGGTGTCTCTGTCTCTAAGGAGCATCACTACAAGCACGGCCACGCCTGCAAGCACAATCACAACAGCAGCGACGATACTAGCCCACAAGGCGTTACGGTTTGGCCTGCCGCCGCCTGGGTATGGGGAGGGTTGCATCGCAGGCGGGAATTGGGCTGGACCTGGGGGCCCGGGCGGCGTAGGTGACGGCGTAGGCGCGAAGGTAGGCGTGGGCGCAGGTTCAGGCGCCTCGGGCGGCACTGGCGGCTGCGAGGTGCTATCGCGCCACGCGGCGTCTGCGGCCACTGGGGCTCCGCAAACGCTACAGAACCTTGCCTCTTCGGGCAACCGGTTGCCACAGTTGGTGCAGTACATAGCGGACCCCCTCCTTTGTGGCCCCGACTTGTCTTACTAACATGATAGAATGCCGTGCCAGTGAATGTCTTCCTGCTCATAGTCGCTTTATTTGTCATCCTGGCTGGCTGCGAGCTCTTTGTTAACGGGATTGAATGGTTTGGCCGCAAGCTGGAGCTGGGCGAAGGTGCCGTTGGTAGCGTGCTAGCAGCGGTCGGCACGGCTCTTCCCGAGACGATAATCCCTCTCATTGCGATTCTCATATCCGGGGGAGACGCTGGCCACGAGGTGGGCATCGGAGCCATTCTGGGCGCGCCGTTCATGCTGTCAACACTGGCCATTTTTGTGTGCGGCGTTTCGGTGGTTGTCTTCACGTTGACCAAGCGGCGCCAGCTCCAAGTTCGTTATAACCGGAAAATCATGAAGCGGGATCTCTCGTATTTCTTGGTTGCGTATGTCATTGCTGTGGCGGCTGGCATATTTGACATTGGCTTCTTCCGCTACATTCTGGCGGTGGTTCTGCTGGCCAGCTACGGAATCTACGTGTGGCGTACGATGAAATCCGAGGGCGATCTTGAGGGAGAATGCAGAAGCCTTTATTTCCACCGCACGGCGGAGTCCCCCCATCTTGGGCGAGTGATCCTACAGATAGTGGTGGCCCTTGCCGCCATAATCTTTGGCGCGGACCTGTTTGTTGACAAGCTTGCCAATGTGGCGGCTGCGTTGGGAGTTCCGCCTCTGGTAATTTCGCTTCTTATCACGCCGGTGGCTACTGAGCTTCCGGAGAAGTTCAACAGCGTGCTTTGGATGCGAGAGAAGAAAGACACCCTGGCTCTTGGCAACATCACGGGCGCCATGGTCTTTCAAAGCACTTTCCCAGTAGCCGTGGGAATGGTGTTCACTGACTGGCATCTCTGGGGCGAGGGCGACTGGCACGCTGCAGTGGCGGCCGGGGTGGCGTTGCTCTCTGGCCTCATCATGTACCTTCAGCTACGTTTTACCAAGAGAGGGTTCGGCGTGGGCTCTCTTCTTTTCGGTGGAATACTCTACGCCGCTTTCTTTGCTGTGACACTCTGGTCGATCAGCTAGCCGGCTTGGTAACGCAGCGTATTGCTCGGCCCAATCGCGCAGCGCACTGCCCGACCTAATCACGCCGCGTATTCTGCGAGTTAGGCAGGTATTCCTGAAGAAAGCCTGCCCAGCAACCAGCGCTCCAGAGCTTCTGCCACTCCGTCTCGCAAGTTGGAAGAGGTTATAAGGTCCGCTGCTGCCTTGGCAGCGGGGGTGGCGTTACCCATAGCTACACCTAGACCCGCCCACTGCAGCAGA
This window contains:
- a CDS encoding sodium:calcium antiporter, whose amino-acid sequence is MNVFLLIVALFVILAGCELFVNGIEWFGRKLELGEGAVGSVLAAVGTALPETIIPLIAILISGGDAGHEVGIGAILGAPFMLSTLAIFVCGVSVVVFTLTKRRQLQVRYNRKIMKRDLSYFLVAYVIAVAAGIFDIGFFRYILAVVLLASYGIYVWRTMKSEGDLEGECRSLYFHRTAESPHLGRVILQIVVALAAIIFGADLFVDKLANVAAALGVPPLVISLLITPVATELPEKFNSVLWMREKKDTLALGNITGAMVFQSTFPVAVGMVFTDWHLWGEGDWHAAVAAGVALLSGLIMYLQLRFTKRGFGVGSLLFGGILYAAFFAVTLWSIS